The DNA region ggtggcgagtaatggagagaggttgatggtataaaacattgtgggaaacggctccctctgaagtgccatagttttcgaaaaagaagtaattttccacaaatttaatttcgaacttgaggtctcgaaatcaaccatctaaacgcacacaacttcgtgtgacaagggtgtttttttctttcattattatcttgcaagttcgatgtttgttattttatgcatatgttgagatacaccaactgtgaaggctagtctttgacaattactagtagtgtccactgcctttaatcacttTGTGTGTTTCATCgatagtttaaagacactgaacactcttggtaattgtcaaagaacagtcttctcacttggtgtatttctcaacaaatgcatgaaaaaCCAAACccgtgcaaatttgaactcgaaTGGTCAATgaaattgtaacaaaaaacaccccttgtcacacgaagctgtgtgctttcagatgattgttttcgggacctcaaaatgtaattctgaggtctcaaaatcaaattagtggaaacttacttctttctcaaaaactatgttacttcacagggagccgttgctcacaatgtttcatactatcaacagctctctattgcttgttaccaagtaagtttttatgctaaaaattattttgagcattaaccaatagtgtccactgcctttaatgatcacCTTTAATAACTTAACCCACCTTTAATAACTTGACCCAATCCAACTTTGAAGGAAAACGCTTTTTGTCCTTGATCCTTAGTGctacaaaaaaagaaacaaaacttgttcaTTTGGTTTCACTTGggcatcaaagttgcaagaaaaataatgaaagaaaaatcatccttgttgcatagaatgtGCTTTTAGAAATgtcatgaagcctttctcagattcaaattttggggtgaaaaatgtacctctttctctaaaaagtTCATCACTTCAATGGGGATCATATTAAACAATGTTTAGTAATATAGTATATAAACATCTCATGTGCTCGTGacaagtaaatttttaattatcattGGATGAATTGCTTTAAAGGCTTTTCTTCAGGCTTCAGTTGGTCATTCTTCAAATGAAttgcaataaaaacctttggttgGAAAAACCTACATCAGTCTTAGATAGATAGTATTGAgcaatttgaaaaatatttcactttgaagtagtgtggttatgtaaaaagatataattttgtatgctcccaaatttgaatttgcagtaacacctctcagattgtgtaaaTCCAATTAGGTATTATTTTCTTAGTATGGACAAATTTGCACCGGATTTCAGAGATATATCAAAATGCTATATAATATATATCACATGTTataattttattgtatacatctagttttatataggattaaaataagcgaacagtttaaaaaaacacttactTTGCGTTTAAGTCATTAGATAGGTTCTGTTTAAGCAGCaaacaatttcattaaaaaataaccaaacgaaaaatagttataaaaatttaaatttgaataattataTTCTTTACCTCCAGAATTTCTTCGGTGGGTTGCCAGCAAGTGAGCCAACACAGTGGACAGTTATTTCTGCTCCTTTTTGGACTTTTGCAGGTCCTCCTGCACGCAAAATCTTCTTTGTCACACCATCAGATACTTCTTCCGGAGCTGCCATACTTTCTGAAAAATTctggaaaaggaaaacaaaaactgtgatCTTTTCATTTCTAATTTGTACATGATTAAATCAGTCATTTAAAATGTAGTGCAAAAACTTTACACTGTAAAGGGAATATATGTGAAAATATAAAATAGTTTTcactaacaataattttaaaatgtgataagggagttttttctttcatgtttacctcgcaacttcaatgaccaaatgagctcaaattttcacaggtttgttattttatgcatgcgttgagatacaccaagtgagaagattggtcttcgacaattaccaaaggtgtccagtgtctttaagaagtaaacaactcataaaaaaaagaggacaagTGAAAACTGGGCACTCAGTCAAGAAAAATGAGAACAGAACAAAAGAAGAGGAAATCAAAATCCTATAAAGTGTATCAACGTACCAGGATGGCGAATGGATCGTGTTACGATCAACACAACTATTAGTATTAAATCCAGGAATGACTGAC from Asterias rubens chromosome 7, eAstRub1.3, whole genome shotgun sequence includes:
- the LOC117292739 gene encoding peptidyl-prolyl cis-trans isomerase FKBP12-like, which encodes MAAPEEVSDGVTKKILRAGGPAKVQKGAEITVHCVGSLAGNPPKKFWSTKDQGQKAFSFKVGLGQVIKGWDEGCMSMSKGEHAVLIIRSDKGYGANGFPAWGIPPNADLQFEIEIL